CGTGGTTCAATCTTAGTCCCATAGCGTATGACTGCGCGAATGGGTTCTTTTTGAACAACAGAACGAATTTCGTTAGATGTAAGTGATTCAGTGTTTACGGATATATCTTGATAGGTGACATCACGTGATCCATTTTGTTGGACAACATCAACAACTTCAACACCCTCTTTTAACTCAGGATCTTCTTGATAGATAGGTTCATCGGGATAGACAGTTTCTTGAACCTTACGCTCACGTGTAACCAAAACAGTCAAAGGTGAACTAAATTTACTTACTTTGAGTGTAGTCCCTGGCTCGAGTATCTGATCACGGCTACTCAACTTATCCCGATTAACGGAAACAAGTTGAGAACCTGTCATCCCACTTTTCCAACCAATTCCGTCAACTGTATCGTAGGGTTCAACTTCATAGGTTTCAATTTTGGGATCATAACCGTAGCTTAAGAATTGTTGAATTTCTGCTTCCGTATTTAAAATCTTATCTTTCGAAGCAAATCCACGTGTTCGTGTAATACTCTCTTTAACTTCGAGATTGGTCTCCCGTTGGCCGTATTCCGTAAGTGGCGGAATAGGGTTTTTCGCTTTAAGATTCTCGTAAACCTCTGGAGTTGATACAAAGTTCATCGTGAAATCATCACGTGCACGATCAAAATCTTCGAGATTCTTCACATAAATAATTGCACCATTTGAGAACTCAATTTTATTGGTTTCAACAGCAAAGAGTTTCTCTTCATAGATATAATTGAATATGTCATCATCACGGTCTTCGTATG
The window above is part of the Erysipelothrix sp. HDW6C genome. Proteins encoded here:
- a CDS encoding M23 family metallopeptidase; the encoded protein is MKRNIQVIVGAIFISILLGVLIQGNKTSKSVVSAFEKVDTSTAMFPQRVETVSEQPIEITKLYREDKLIAIVHDKNRLSDLFDEVYEREYKQEFAGSKLGFIEDIYEVKEMSYNTYEDRDDDIFNYIYEEKLFAVETNKIEFSNGAIIYVKNLEDFDRARDDFTMNFVSTPEVYENLKAKNPIPPLTEYGQRETNLEVKESITRTRGFASKDKILNTEAEIQQFLSYGYDPKIETYEVEPYDTVDGIGWKSGMTGSQLVSVNRDKLSSRDQILEPGTTLKVSKFSSPLTVLVTRERKVQETVYPDEPIYQEDPELKEGVEVVDVVQQNGSRDVTYQDISVNTESLTSNEIRSVVQKEPIRAVIRYGTKIEPRIGSGEFRIPIGNGFISCAYGDSCYANHNGTDFVYYGNGGLGPILAADRGVVVTSVGGCFEGNFSCGSEWGNHVVIDHGNGFQTRYAHMASTPYVNVGDVVAQGEEIGYIGNTGRSYGAHLHFEIWTGGSRINPCSQLSC